In Phragmites australis chromosome 24, lpPhrAust1.1, whole genome shotgun sequence, the following are encoded in one genomic region:
- the LOC133907682 gene encoding cysteine-rich receptor-like protein kinase 29: protein MVAISPMTSPPYPSFPLLLLVSCLLAGHLHTWCDAAGTAVLQALNCSTAGNYTPNDAYAANLNQILATLPDSTVSTNGGFFNGTAGLPGAPGTAYVLALCAADFARADCRDCLAMATSNSSGLVKQCPGSSTVVAVYDQCLVHYSDAGFFGTAYTDIVYSWRANEDVPLQNTYSVALKQGLVYLNAQAASSPQRFAVTKASPYALAQCTWDLPADKCQACLDLLATNISDFMTLKATTEARTYSCRLKQSNDSFDVFPFADLSLGKRNDTNGTISQEQGSGSGHRSHRKEITAVASVGAVVAASLVAVVVACCVRGRRARRRGSITVGDKSMQIDQLQEYRYEELKKATGNFSKDTELGRGAFGVVYKGTLENKKVIAVKKLQRNETVEVEQFMNEVRILSGLKHKNLVKLEGYCVHQAQEGLLCYEYLPDGNLEDRLIHGRRGGNLTWRERRHILQGICRGLQYLHDESPNDIAIMHMDLKTDNILLQVQEDKKNGGVLITPKISDFGISRNLDTDKQHEYVKEVVGNWSCLPPEFMERGKASTKVDIYSFGLIILEMVTGKSRKSSSSSSSSSDKSNLYGEGLIKQVREHWEKKDIDKIKDGRMDTKCDAEIEKCIEIALDCVHEESEMRPDIATIARRLSEASHGTSNQCRPDQLN, encoded by the exons ATGGTGGCTATTAGCCCTATGACATCGCCGCCGTATCCGTCCTTCCCTCTACTCTTGCTGGTGTCTTGCCTGCTGGCCGGCCACCTGCACACTTGGTGCGACGCCGCCGGCACCGCGGTCCTGCAAGCCTTAAACTGCTCGACGGCGGGCAACTACACGCCCAACGATGCATACGCTGCCAACCTCAACCAGATCCTGGCCACACTCCCGGACAGCACCGTGTCCACGAATGGCGGCTTCTTCAACGGCACGGCCGGGCTGCCTGGCGCGCCCGGCACGGCCTACGTGCTGGCACTGTGCGCGGCCGACTTTGCCCGCGCGGACTGCCGCGACTGCCTGGCAATGGCGACAAGCAACTCCAGCGGGCTGGTGAAGCAGTGCCCCGGCAGCAGCACGGTGGTGGCCGTGTACGACCAGTGCCTCGTCCACTACTCCGACGCTGGCTTCTTCGGCACAGCGTACACGGACATTGTGTATAGTTGGCGCGCGAACGAAGATGTGCCGTTACAAAACACGTACAGCGTTGCCCTGAAGCAGGGGCTTGTCTACCTGAACGCGCAGGCGGCAAGCTCACCGCAACGGTTCGCGGTGACCAAGGCGTCGCCGTACGCGCTGGCACAGTGCACCTGGGATCTGCCGGCAGACAAGTGCCAGGCCTGCCTCGACCTCCTTGCCACCAACATCTCTGACTTCATGACCCTAAAAGCAACTACAGAAGCCAGGACCTATAGCTGCCGTCTCAAGCAAAGCAACGACAGCTTCGATGTTTTCCCGTTTGCAGATCTCAGTCTCGGCAAACGCAACGACACTAATGGTACAATTAGCCAAG AACAAGGGTCCGGATCAGGGCACCGAAGCCACCGGAAGGAGATAACAGCGGTGGCGAGCGTGGGCGCAGTCGTTGCGGCCTCGCTGGTGGCGGTAGTGGTGGCTTGCTGCGTTCGAGGAAGGCGGGCACGGCGTAGGGGATCCATCACCGTTGGTGACAAGAGCATGCAGATCGACCAGTTGCAGGAGTATAGATACGAGGAGCTCAAGAAGGCCACAGGCAATTTCTCCAAAGACACGGAGCTCGGCCGTGGAGCATTCGGGGTGGTCTACAAG GGCACGCTTGAGAACAAGAAGGTGATCGCGGTGAAGAAGCTGCAGCGGAATGAAACGGTTGAGGTGGAGCAGTTCATGAATGAGGTACGGATCCTGTCCGGGCTCAAGCACAAGAACCTGGTGAAGCTGGAAGGCTACTGCGTCCACCAGGCCCAGGAGGGCCTTCTCTGCTACGAGTACCTACCCGACGGCAACCTCGAGGACCGGCTGATCCACGGCCGGCGAGGGGGCAATCTGACATGGAGGGAGAGGCGCCACATACTCCAAGGCATCTGCAGGGGCCTGCAGTACCTTCACGACGAGTCCCCGAACGATATCGCCATCATGCACATGGACCTCAAGACCGACAACATCCTGCTCCAAGTCCAAGAGGACAAGAAGAACGGGGGCGTCCTCATCACCCCCAAAATCTCAGACTTTGGCATCTCAAGGAATCTTGACACTGATAAGCAGCACGAGTATGTGAAAGAAGTCGTAGGAAACTG GAGTTGCTTGCCGCCGGAGTTCATGGAGAGAGGGAAGGCCTCAACAAAGGTGGACATATACAGCTTTGGCCTAATTATCCTAGAGATGGTCACTGGCAAGTCCAGAAAGtcctcatcctcttcttcgTCTTCGTCAGACAAATCGAACCTTTATGGGGAAGGGCTTATCAAACAG GTGCGCGAACATTGGGAGAAGAAGGATATCGACAAAATCAAGGATGGAAGGATGGACACCAAATGCGATGCTGAGATAGAGAAATGCATCGAGATAGCGCTGGACTGTGTGCATGAAGAATCAGAAATGAGGCCTGACATTGCAACAATAGCTAGGAGGCTCAGTGAAGCCTCGCACGGAACAAGCAACCAATGTCGTCCTGACCAATTAAACTAA